The genomic segment CATGTGAAGTCACGTTTCTTGATTCTACGTCTTGACGTTACCGTTTCCATATCCTGACTGTTATCAACGTGTTTTCGTTCGAATTGGttcattttttttcatttccTATGAACCTTGTTTTCATTCCTATTCTTGGCCTtaccaattttgattttgttgcgGTAACAAAATGTAAAATGAAAACAGGAAAGAGGCTATTCTGGTCGACCCAATTTGTCCCTAATTAATGGAAGCAGTAcagttttgtaatttttttttggtacaaacatttttgaaaaaaaaagaattatgaaaaatattttcttttttttagcaaaaaaacaaacaaacagccCAATCTTTCTGGCGGACGAAACCCAATTCAAACAGCGGCTCGGCCCAACGCAATTCCATCGGCCTGGCCGCTGGCGGCCTGTCCGGCGCTCTCCGTTCCACCTCCACCTGTCGCCATAGTCCAGTCGTCCTCCGCCCTGCCCCCCGGCTGGGCGATCCCACATGGCGTCGCCTCCTCCCGTGGCGGCCGCGGGGCCTCACAGCGTCTTCGTGTACGGCACTCTGATGTCGGCGGAGGTGGTGCGGGTCCTCCTGGGCCGAGCACCACCCTCCTCCCCCGCGCTCCTCCCCGACCACCGCAGGTTCAGCATCAGGGGCCGCGTCTACCCGGCCATCCTCCCCGCCCGTGGCCACGCGGTGAGCGGAAAGGTCCGCGTCCGCCTCTCACTCTCTACGCGCCAGCCGTAACCCGTCGCAAATACGGCAGAAACATGGAGGCGAAGGCCACCGAGACAGCTCCCGTCTGAATCCGTTGCCTCTGCTCCGTCCAGGTTCTCAAGGAGCTCACCGACAGGGAACTCCATGTGTTCGACATGTTCGAGGACGAGGAGTATGTGAAGACAACCGTCGAAGTCTCACTGGCTGTGAGTACATTGCAACCGTATCTGCACCATCTGATTCTGATCGACTGCCCATGCTTACTACCTTCGCATTGTTCTGAACTTCTGATCCTTAGTAGCTCAGATGGTTAATGGTTTCATTTTCAACGATGAAAAAAAGATGGTCTGGGGGTTTTGCAGGATGCACCGGAGAAATCACTCGGCTACGCGTACATATGGGGCAACGAGCGTGATCCTGACCTCCACGGGGAATGGGATTTTGAGGTCTGACTGAATGTCACCGTATGATGTTCGTGTTTGTGTCTGTGATTGTATGGTGATTCGATTTGTATTGATGTCTCGGTTTCTGGTCTGTAGGAGTGGAAGGAAGGTGCATTTGAAGGACTACCTCGAGATGACTCAGGAATTCATGCAGGAACTCGGGCAATTTTAAACACTTCTCCCCTGGTTTGTAACTAAACAGGATCCTTGCAAATTACCATAGAATAATCTGTGTCATAGTATAGCCTCTTGTGCTCATATAGAGTCGACGAGTGATTGCTCCACGATGCATTTCTTCTGTGTTTTTGGAACATACAGATGTTACTTGAGCCATTTGGATGTGAACAAATCGACTCTTCTCTTCTGCCTGTTTTTGCTGTGCTGTCCTGTGAAATGATAAGGTTTCTGCTTCCTACTAGATGCCTACCACTAGCAGTGAAGTTTACTGCTCTATATATTGGTCACCAACGATTAGGATCTGGATCTGACTAGTTGGCAGTAAAAAGTATATACAGAAATCTGTCAAACTTTACCAAAATGAGATGTATAGAGTTTCCTCGTAGTGACTGATAAAACCTGGTTATAGTCAAACAAAGTGCACCTACAAAATGGACACTGACAGGTTGTCCATTTGTAGATTTTCTGAAACTAGATAAGGAATAGCAATGGGCAAAAACAAGTAAGAATAGCAAGCATATGCCAGTTCACTTAAATGGGCCATTCACATTGGACAAATAGTACTAATCAGTAGAACCTCTTTAATCTGCTTCAGTATTTTCTGAACTGAGACTCATAGTGCTACATGGGTTTCAAGCAACCCCAGGAGCAGTTAAATACAGAATTACAAATACTCTCCACCAAAATACTTTATCTTCAGATCTGCCTACTCTGCCTGAAGTTTGGATTTTGCCTAACCCTCTGTCCGACATTTCGACTTGCCACAGCTCTAGGTAAGTTTCATTCTTCTTGCCTACATTGTTTCAACCAAGAAAAGTACACATATATCTAAAACATACCCTAATCTGAGGAGTGCTCTCCCAGCTATAAAAGCCTAGACGTCTACAGCATCCTGCATTGCTTGGCGATAATTCTGTAGATGGCTGGATACTGGTTGCTTTTTGCAACCATAGTTCTCACCTCCCATTCTGAATTCATAATTGTGAAATGCAGTTCAACAACTAACACAGGGATAAAAGGAAATACTGTAAGCAAACTGTGTGTACGTACCTGTGATCCGGTCATTCAAATTGGTCGTAGAAGCCGATCGAAGGGTTACCAGGGTTCTGGTCACAGCGAGGCTTCCAGGCATTCCCACCATCTGAACTGCTGCAAGCCTGGTTGGAGAGGACATTGTTCCCCAAATCACCATCTAAGCTCATCTGTTGCACTTCTTGGGGGGATAGGATCCTAATGCACTTCACACAATTCACAAATTCCCTGTATAATTCACATCACATTTTATTATGATAATAACCAACGAAATTCTTCTTCTATCATTTATATTCAGTGCATTTACAAAATTTACACACCCTATAAGCTTCAGCATATGCTTATCAATAAAAAGGAAGACACAGGCACATTGCTGTTCACTTTTGTACATTTTTTTTTACTATATTACATTCCTAGACAGTATACACATCTACATTGGGCACTTCTACAATATTATTTTCTTGACAAATTTTCATAGTGAATACAAAATTTAATATAAAGCAAAAGTAGGAACATAAACTTACTCCCATGGGTCATCACCGAGAAGTAGGATGTCATCCTCATGGTCCTTGTAGACTAACTTCCAGCCTACTCTCTGTCGGTCCTCAAGTTGGCCCTCTATACCAAACATGCGGGCCAAAGCATGCTTCAATTCTTCATATCCAGAGAACCTACCTATGTCAATAGACCGGCCTACAGCTCCACGCTTGTAGACCTACAGGATTTATGTTACAGTCACTTTTATGAAAATGTTAGGTTTACATTCAAAAGAATGAATGGCCATAGCAAACAAAGCACATGCTCAAGAGTTTATGGCTCCAGAGTGAGCATGGTCATAGAAGGTCCCAATTGCCAAGTGTCCAGTCCTTGACAAGCTTTTAAAGCAATATGTGACCACCTCAtaaaccatacatccaagcaagCATTAATACACCTATCTCGTTTGAATCGTGATTTCTAAACTGCTTGACAGTAGCTGACTACTCAATTGACATAATAGCATGGCACCATATACTAGCACAGCTAAAACCATAAATGCGCTCTTGAAAAGACAGTTATACATTTGCTTTTCTACTAGTCTGAATATGACAGAATTTTGACTACCCTTTCCTTAAACTTTTTTACATGTGAACTTTTTACATGTACTTCACATATATTGTCATATCTGCTCCAATATTTCATCTTATATTTGGTGTACAGAAGTGTATTCCATTCTTCCATTAAAGTCCCGCAATTCAATATTCAGGAATTAGTAAATACAACAACAAAAGTATACCATTGAATGTTATAATATCAGTAAGTTGGGTTATTTAAAGAAGCACAAACCTTTGTGAATGTCCGCATTCTCTGTGGTGGAGGTGGAGGGGGCCAAGAATTTCTGTTCAACATGGCACCATCGTTGATTGCAGAATCAATTGAGTTAAAAGCTATATCAGACTGACCGAATGACTGTGAAACCATGGAGGTTGAGATCTCTTGTTGGGCATCCTTTTGTATTTGGTAATTGTTCTCAACATCAGTTGACAAATTAGGCTGACACTTCACAGGATTAAGTGCACTTACCAACAAGCCTTCTGTTTCCATAGGAAAGCCCAATGGACCATCATTGTTGATCCCAAAGAAGGCATTGTTAGTTGGATCCACTTCTTGAATTTCCACATCTGGAAGTGCATCTTTGAACATTTGTTGCTGATTGAAGTTAGAAGTGAGGAATCCTTGATGCAAAAGTCCATCTGTTTGGGTAGGCCATAATGAAGTTGCTGATGAAGTTGTTTCCAGGTTGTCTGTTGATGGTACAATGTTCAAAAGATTGTCATGTCCAGTCCCAACAGTGGGTGACTTTGAGGTGATTACATTCTCCTTCAGATCATGGTTCAACTTCGACGATTCCTTCATCATTATTGGAGTTGTTACAGCTTCACCAGATGTTGGAATTGAcatcagagcagacgattgaggcACCTTCTCCATGTTGACCTTGCAATGCTCATTCCTGCCAATGGTTGGGTGTGCCAAATGATTTCCGTTGTTGGCTGTAGAAGGTGATGTTGAGCAAGAAGGGATTTCCTCAGTTAGTACAGATTGTGTAGCACCTGGAATCATCAGTTGGCTTCCAGCTTTGGACAGAACGTTGGTTGATGAAATCGGTGGGAAGGCAACATCTGACACATCTGCAAGTGCAACTTGTTTCTGTGAAAGCTTCTGCTGTTCTTGCTTCATTGGTGGTGGCGCCTGTGATGCTTGCAGTGAAACTTTGCTATCTTGCTGAGGCACGATCCGCTGCTGAGCAAGTGAATGAGAACTCGATAGCTGCTGCATATCCAAAAGTAACTTCTGTTGTTCCTGTATTAGCGGTAATCGTGAGAGTGGAACTGCTGGCTGTGATATAAGTGACTGCTGCTGTAGTTTCTGTAATAGCTGCAACTGAAGTTCCTGGTCAGACAATTGAGCCTGTTGACCAGCCAGATTCACAAGTTGACCTGGCGACTTGTTTAgctgctgctgattctgctgctgctgccgctgcagTTGCTGAAGTAAAAGCTGCTGTTGTTGCTGCAGTTGAAAATTCTGGTCCTGATGTTGCTGTGAAAGAAGCAGCTGTTGCTCACTGGTTCCCTGCTGGCACCTAGTTGGAAACGGATGTTGTTGTTGCTgcgactgctgctgctgcatctgAGTCTGGATAATTACCTGGGCCTGGACAAGATTGGCTTGAGCCTGGCTTAGAGGAATTGCTTGGTTAACGGGCTGTTGTTGCCTCTGCTGGTTGCCAACTTCTTGCTTCAGTTCTTGATGGTTGGTGATAGCATCAAGTTGATTACAAGACAACGATCCCTTGGCAAGCTCATTTATAGGTTGCATTTGCTGAGGGAGCTTGGAAGCATTAAGCTGTACACTGTTTTGTTGCAGGAGATGGTTCTGAACATATAACTGCCTTGCAAGCTCAGCGGCACCAAGGTTTTGCATGGCAGGGTTACTTAGAGATCGCAGATACTCCGACTGTATGCCTGTATTAGCTAATGTGGAGCTCTGCTGCCTGTTCATGTTCATCCATTGAACCAAGCTCAGACCAGGCATTGTGGTGTTCTGGGTCTGAGCATCCTTTATGCATATCTCCTCACCAAGCCAAGGCATTGCCCTCTTGAAAAGGTTTTCCATCTCTGATGACTCGTCATCTGTTAATTCAAATATAAAAGCGAACCATGTAAACCATCAGAAGTAGTTGTCGTGATATGCAATTTGCATTGCAAtctaaaacagaaagatgaacCTAAGGCTGATTTACCTATTTGCCTAGGGCGCTTTACACCAAAGAAAGGCTGGGGGCATATGAAGAAAGGAGCAGCAATTGGTTCAATCTCCCACATTGAAACTCTGTTTCGCCTTTCACCTGCAGCAGACTCATCCCAACCAACCTACAAAATTACGCTACATCTGTGAATCAGGTACAAACCAAATCTGCCATCAATGGTGTGGCTCAGCAATCTAACCTGTAAGTTGCGCCACTGGGAGTTTTTCCATCTTACAGGATCTAGGTCACATATCCCAGTTATCGTACCCATGTACCTGAAGAACATTAAATAATTTAATTAGTATAGAATAGGCAACAAAACCACGGCTATAATTTAGAATTTAAAACAAAGAAATATAAATTGATTGTCAATAATGTGCCAAATCAAAATCAAAATAGGTAAAAAGAGCCACTGTACCTTCTCATCCCTAATTCCTCGGTCTCAAACATCATCCGGAATCGCATTCCTAAAGATATTTGGTTACTATACAGTGCCTTCTGGTATTTGGCAAATGGGATAACAAATTCAGTAGGGCTAGCCCTGAAAGTCCACATTTCAGATAAATCAATCATTGATAGTTACTGAGTTACATAAAAAGGCTGTTTAGAGCCATCAGGGTGGGAAAATTATAGTGTAGGAACATTACTCGCCTAGGGTTGTAAAATATGGTAAATGGGCTATTGTTAGCAGCAGCATGGGCCGCTGCAGCAAGCACCCCTATGTGCATACTGTCACTTGAAAGTACTGAAGAGGATATATTAGTTGGCTGCCGGCTAGCCCGCCTGATTCCCAGTAGAAGTTGCTGCCTTTCATCCCTAAAATCATGATGAGCCAAAACATAGATGATATTCATACTCCAATTTTGTTCATTATTTCACAGGTAAGTTGGTAAGAATCTTTACTCTAgaaagaaccaagacaagctttTGCAAGAGGAAAATGATCATGAAATTTACCTAACAAAAATGACAGAATCACCAACAAATAGTCTCTTGCCGCCCACAAAAAGACTCCACCCAGTGGTAAGTAAATGTCTTTTCGGCTGACCTGATCATAGTAAAGTACAAAATTATTCATAGTATTGAAACTTGCATTTACAGTCAAGGACCTCTAATGTTGGCAACAGTAACAGTAAATTTTCCCTTGCAGACCACCCAGAACATAAAAGAATCATGTGCAAGGTTCTTCAAATGCATGAAACTTCATGGGGAAATACTTGCATAAAAACTAAAAGAGTCCTGCTACTGCCATTTTGTAGCAATGAAAGTGCTATATTTTCCCCACCTCGAAATATATGGCGAAATGTCCACACATTGTCATGTATGTCTCTGGCTTGAAGTTCTTGAGCCGGAGGCTGCATACTGAAGTCCTGTAGAACAGACCAGGAGAGTAAAAATATTACAATGGCACTATGACGTTGATAAACAGCAAGCATTTTGCGGCGGCAATGTTAGATATTTGATGCCTGGATACCAGTGGAGGTAATATCTTCTCTGCAGCACGGCGAGGCACAGAGAAACCTCCATGTGTACTTGTATCACTTGCAGTAAGTGTCTTACAGAAGAACTCCATCTGTGGCCTTGCATGTTTTAGTGCAAGCTCGGATAGCTGTAAAGCCTCTTTTCCATACTAAACCAAAGTCAAAGCCAATGTTTTAGGACATTGGAACAAGCAAGAGACTTTTGGAGAACCACAAGTTCTAGATGCTCACTGTGTTCACTGGCTGAAGAGTCATCTGTGCATACACCTCATCAGTGTCTGGGTCCGCCTGAGGACAAAAGAGAGATGGTTTTAGAATTGGTGATTGCAAGCTCCGTGTCAAAAGTACAGGATAGGAAGTGTACATTACATGCAAAGTAACACTGTGAAGAAGACATATCAACTTTGAGGGAAGATTTGGGTAGCTTGGCACATGTGCATCAATGTCCTTTTGCATAGAAGCTGCAACCTGAATCAGAAGGACAATAAGTCCAAGCATAACATTCCGTTTGGAAGAAAGTGAAAAATATTAGTATTCAAATATTCAAGGTAACTTTTTGTCTTAATCTCGGGAGACATTAAATTGCAGGCAGATTAACCAAGCATCAAGTATATGGGGACTAATATCTTTTCATTATTTTCCAGTAATACACCACAACTTTTCCTGTATTCATTGTTGCATTACTGTCACAGTCAGAATAATGCATGGGGAAATATTTATCTTTGTGGCGCTGTTATTTCAAAATGTGCTAGTGTGGGGACTCATCAGTACTCTGCGGATTTTACGATAAAAGATTATTTCATGAAATGATTAAGAAAGTAGAGCCATTCGAACATGCTTCCCCTTTTGCTAACCCTTTCTGCAGATTGACTAAAAAATTGAAGCGGAAAGTAGTCTGCAGTTTAAAAGCAGCGCCGCATGAGTGAACTTTTCTTAGATAAACTCTTTATAAGTACTGTGATAAAGTCCTCTACCATCATGCGCAACACAACCAGATGTCATAAAAACAAAAGGATTTCATTTCCTTTACTTTTCTTCTGAAATAGAAAGATAATTTATGTTTTCATCTTTCTGAAAAGAACACCATGACTGGCTTTTGGATTAAGATTTTTATAGAGAACCATCACTTATGATAAAAATAAAATTTCATAATCATGTTATTCCAGTGCCAAATCAGGAAGCTGGAACAAAAATTACCCATCCCAGGACCATAAATGCAAGCAACCCACATGCACAGAAGATGCTTCATGTACACCAAACTCCTTGCAAGGAAATAGTGCACAGCACACCAGAAACCAACAGAGGAAAGAAGGATGTAGGACCCCAATAGTTCCAACCACTTTGTCAATGAGCTAACATTAGCAGGTTCTTGCACTGGAAGATATCAGCAACCGAGTGAAATCTTCACATTTCTAGTGAAGAATGGGAATCTTCTTGCACCAAAAAGAtctgaatgaaaaaaaaaatcaccagAAATCTGGTAGTAAAGCAGATTATGGGAAACTATTCCAGTTAGCTCAGCAACAATCAGTAGGCTCTACCCACAAATCAACAActgtttttcatttttattaCTGCACTGATAGTAATACCCTTTCTGTTATATCCCTTGTATAGAAACCAAAAACATTGTAGTAATAAACTCAACAttaagccaaaaaaaaaatcacagaaTGAAAAAACACAACTTTTCACCTGAAACACACAGAATCAAACTACAAACTCTGCACAAGTATCACAGAACACCGACATATAGATGCCCAattgaagatttggtggcatgaTCCCATAGAAGATGCCGAAGAAGCATCAGCGGATGTTACAAGAACAGAGCATCCCAAAGGCTGTAGCAATGGCGTCAAGCCGTCAACGACCGTTACGGCGTGACGTCGAGAAGCAGGAGCAGCAcggggaggaggacgaggagggcaCGGTGTCACTCACCTGCTCGCTGTGGCCCTGCGGGAAGTAGACGACGAGGCTGCCCACCGGCGGCAGCGACACGAGCGGGCCCGAGCAGGCGTACCACAGGTCGGCGTTGATCGCCGGCGCCTTCCGCTCCCCTGCGGGCGCATGCCGACGCCGGCGTCAGCGACACGACACGAGAAAAAAAAAAGGCGGGCGCGGCGTTCCGTCGAGGCCGGCGACAGACGCACGCGCAAAGAGGAGGAAGGTGGCGAAAGAGGTACCTTCGCATGGCGCCGCGCCGGtggaggcggccgcggccgcgggggAAGGGACGGGCGAGGGCGCGACACCAGAGCTCGCCGGGGACTGCTTCATGGTCGCGTCGCGTGGCCACGCGGGAGCTTCACTCGTGGCCCACGAGCATGGAGCAGGGGCGGCGCGGCGTCGCTGCCAGACAGACAGCGCGCGCCGCCGGATGGCCGGGTCGTTCTTGGCGGAAACAACCTACAGTACTACTACTACCTGCCTAGGAGTAGTTGCTCCGGACGCGGCGCTAGGCGAGCGGCGTGGCGGCGCCTCCCCGACAACGCGAGCAGCACCTCACGAAGACCAAGGCCGTCCCctagagagagagacagagagaggaggtgctgagCTCTTGGCTAGTTGGTGCGTTGCCTCGGGAGTTAAAAACGAAACGCTCCTTGCTTCTCTCTTTTTCCTCGTCTTCTTGCGAGactggagagagagaaagaggaggtGAAAGACAGCAAGAGGATGTCCTCTGCAGCTCTCTCAGCTCAgctcagcccagcccagccgcGTCCGTCGTCTCTGACGTTTTGTAGTAGGGCCCGTTTGGATCATCGAAGGATTATGAGAAGCCTTGCTCTCGCCGCGGCACCAGGCCAcgccgccgagcacagcaccgCCTCCGCCATCACCTTGTGCGCGCTGCACCGCATCACTGCCATCTCCATCTCGCCATTCGTTGTGCCTcatccaccaccatcacctcgaCGTGTTGACTGCTCCAGTTGCACCTTGGTGAGGGCGTATTTCCGTTTTTCCCCTCTCGCCGGAACCTCGGCCGCCATTACCGCCTCCACGGAAAGCTCGCCATAGCTCGGCTCGTCGGCGCTTTTCCTTCGATTTTGAGTGTTAGCGTTGGGTCAGTACGTGTATTAGTCGGTGCCAAGACGTTACCGTCGTTAGTGATCCCGCCGGCGTGGAACGCGACGACCCGCGCCACCGCATTCTAACCcccgcaccgccgcgccatggtCAAGAGTCGTCGGGGCTTTACGTGGAGCTTTTGTTGTTGAAATAGAGTCGCTAGGTCACCGTGGTACCATTGCGCGCCTTGCCTGGCTTTCCCGTGGCTGGAGATGGCCGGCACAGCGTTGAGCagcgccaccgtgccgccatcaccgacgacgagcatgctccacccaccctcacccgccaccacctaggtcgtttGATGCGCGCTACTCCATAGATGCtgtcgtgaagacctcaccgccggcaacctcgccgtcggcgagctctgactGCGCCAGCAGCGTTCATCACCGCTGCCCTGTtttcgtgtcactgacgcgtggggtcccctgaccagcgggtcccacctgtcagcgacagcagtattgaaggccaactcattttgaatccagttttgatttgttttgtgaattttgtatctttagttgggtagctcctaaaattgtgaaataaatatggttgtgttgcttaggaagtgtagtatttaataaaaatatgttcttgggttcaacagtagaaatttctagagatttaaattaggatttgaaatgtgcttttgaatgcattcaaatttgtttattttatatctagagttcctgtgctccaaaaattatgaaatttttgtggtaggctattcttgtcatatatgagcttgggtaaaaatttgaagaccagtgcatgtgtagatctatagttatagatttttcttttataaatagttaatccttgcatgaatttttataaattaattatgagtccaaaattcatgaaatttgttggaggtgatactagtaccatatggatgttaggaaaaataagaaatctgttgtttgacacttttcaataggattttccatttttgctatttcaagccttgcttccttatcatttttgtatagaatgttctacttagtaaaatgacatgaaatttttatagtagtcctttgatagcattagtaaggctctgtaaatttttgagaatttattaagcacatctgatatatatttattatttaacctagatatctaaataaaataataaaggcaatttaataaatagtttgggcttcaccattatatcatcttaactgtatttggtatgcttacactgttggtaggttctagttgTCAAATgttgaatgattacataaagtagaagtgttattacgttatattgcatgttaagtcatttccggactgattctagagtgtgaggagttacatgttgaaactgatgtgtactgtaaaaatggttaaaaaCAAAGtcgtagaaaatttgataagctttccagaaagtctaggatcactgcttttggatttgtagaactccagttatgagtaaaacaagtagctactaattgtggcctagtcgatgcattgtagaagtagttaagtagtaatcgagaagagatatgcacctactcaaacaacatgatgcacttgttaacatatatgcattcgtaatacttataccatactcatgcatccaggatcggaggaagagatcacgttgctggaattcgaagaagcggagaaagggaacccgcaggaggatccgcaagccgtagctcccgaaggcgtggagcagaaccctgaagagcttccggagtgccctgaccatcgccctacttcctttctgcgaggcaagccccggagcattataagtctcccagtaatttataaatgtttacttacgtatttatgattgatgcattaggttataagagttgaatgaaaccacttgatgcatgtacattccttgtccagatattatccctttaaccggtataggtctaggatcgaatatatatgcttagccatgcttagaccggtagaagtcaggtgatgtcctgtcacctgcgagatataggtggataccggagcacggttggctatatctgctatcgtggaactgaaccatgaggtaaaagtaaattgagaccggatgggaggtcgatagggaagcaacaaggcatggaggtcttgggtgtggacttatccccgtccgtgtcgattaaggaccgtatcgttgttggcgcttctgacaagattgaacgcatgcctctcacttagctggccggataactcgttccgaccgcgaagccgagtaattcaactcaggccgggaaccgttctgttgtgcgctccttccggggaatgatcagactgagcccaagggcaggtttagcctgagcatcctggcatctggtgttccagattgtgcggcgtagtacgaacccgcgaaatgtgtaccggagttgtaccaaaggtgacctaagactatcgtggctggtagatctgggtttgtgttaggaataaattcccagctggttgaaaatcgattcgaatcgccatctctcccggatagtgagaaacttggctagtcccaacatcgtagcagctatattatgaaacatgatggttcggatgaatatggaattacaatacctgctatggttactactgtatgcttctaaatgatataccacatgtttggcacaggatagttgcaaatcctagaaatggatagttataattaacttgataaaggaatcataattgtacaactggtaattgccttttacgcaaaatgttgtcaagttacgtccacttatacagccttgcatgatccttggagtcattttatttctggttcatgacgggtaagtctagctgagtaccttctcgtactcagggtttattttcccattgttgcagatggcactgtgtatcatggttattgcaagagttgcttctatcccgctgtggatgaggagtaagccttgggcaggcttccttagtaattcctatctttgcttttgtggaccgtgatctggtttggcactgtatcaaactacgttggaaacttatcttcgaacttatttgcttccgctttatttatcaaactcggtttgtaataacttttattcgtactctgatgatgaaaagtatctgtgaactttatgtaatatgtggcatgtatgttgaatcctgtacgatcttggttgttgtaaatcgtttatcgagacccgtcgtggtactcgacggactaccgggtttatatgggttcaagtatgacagtgcgaccgcttgcggattgccattatacttgtattcttataaattggtcggttctgcgacagctggcatcagagcaagattcaacgttaattgtcacaagtgtatttaaaacaaaagtttttgttttccaaaaacccttctctagcaactattagttatataataggtatttgaaatctaaagtgtgccaatgatcactttccttatgcccaaattaaggactattaggtggctattaagtactaacatgggggtttttacttcgtcgtccatacggcgtgctatagtatggatgccattcacttgagtggtaatgtatggatcaaatgcctcta from the Miscanthus floridulus cultivar M001 unplaced genomic scaffold, ASM1932011v1 os_1718_1_2, whole genome shotgun sequence genome contains:
- the LOC136534255 gene encoding auxin response factor 5-like isoform X4 is translated as MQPPAQELQARDIHDNVWTFRHIFRGQPKRHLLTTGWSLFVGGKRLFVGDSVIFVRDERQQLLLGIRRASRQPTNISSSVLSSDSMHIGVLAAAAHAAANNSPFTIFYNPRASPTEFVIPFAKYQKALYSNQISLGMRFRMMFETEELGMRRYMGTITGICDLDPVRWKNSQWRNLQVGWDESAAGERRNRVSMWEIEPIAAPFFICPQPFFGVKRPRQIDDESSEMENLFKRAMPWLGEEICIKDAQTQNTTMPGLSLVQWMNMNRQQSSTLANTGIQSEYLRSLSNPAMQNLGAAELARQLYVQNHLLQQNSVQLNASKLPQQMQPINELAKGSLSCNQLDAITNHQELKQEVGNQQRQQQPVNQAIPLSQAQANLVQAQVIIQTQMQQQQSQQQQHPFPTRCQQGTSEQQLLLSQQHQDQNFQLQQQQQLLLQQLQRQQQQNQQQLNKSPGQLVNLAGQQAQLSDQELQLQLLQKLQQQSLISQPAVPLSRLPLIQEQQKLLLDMQQLSSSHSLAQQRIVPQQDSKVSLQASQAPPPMKQEQQKLSQKQVALADVSDVAFPPISSTNVLSKAGSQLMIPGATQSVLTEEIPSCSTSPSTANNGNHLAHPTIGRNEHCKVNMEKVPQSSALMSIPTSGEAVTTPIMMKESSKLNHDLKENVITSKSPTVGTGHDNLLNIVPSTDNLETTSSATSLWPTQTDGLLHQGFLTSNFNQQQMFKDALPDVEIQEVDPTNNAFFGINNDGPLGFPMETEGLLVSALNPVKCQPNLSTDVENNYQIQKDAQQEISTSMVSQSFGQSDIAFNSIDSAINDGAMLNRNSWPPPPPPQRMRTFTKVYKRGAVGRSIDIGRFSGYEELKHALARMFGIEGQLEDRQRVGWKLVYKDHEDDILLLGDDPWEEFVNCVKCIRILSPQEVQQMSLDGDLGNNVLSNQACSSSDGGNAWKPRCDQNPGNPSIGFYDQFE
- the LOC136534255 gene encoding auxin response factor 5-like isoform X2; this encodes MQKDIDAHVPSYPNLPSKLICLLHSVTLHADPDTDEVYAQMTLQPVNTYGKEALQLSELALKHARPQMEFFCKTLTASDTSTHGGFSVPRRAAEKILPPLDFSMQPPAQELQARDIHDNVWTFRHIFRGQPKRHLLTTGWSLFVGGKRLFVGDSVIFVRDERQQLLLGIRRASRQPTNISSSVLSSDSMHIGVLAAAAHAAANNSPFTIFYNPRASPTEFVIPFAKYQKALYSNQISLGMRFRMMFETEELGMRRYMGTITGICDLDPVRWKNSQWRNLQVGWDESAAGERRNRVSMWEIEPIAAPFFICPQPFFGVKRPRQIDDESSEMENLFKRAMPWLGEEICIKDAQTQNTTMPGLSLVQWMNMNRQQSSTLANTGIQSEYLRSLSNPAMQNLGAAELARQLYVQNHLLQQNSVQLNASKLPQQMQPINELAKGSLSCNQLDAITNHQELKQEVGNQQRQQQPVNQAIPLSQAQANLVQAQVIIQTQMQQQQSQQQQHPFPTRCQQGTSEQQLLLSQQHQDQNFQLQQQQQLLLQQLQRQQQQNQQQLNKSPGQLVNLAGQQAQLSDQELQLQLLQKLQQQSLISQPAVPLSRLPLIQEQQKLLLDMQQLSSSHSLAQQRIVPQQDSKVSLQASQAPPPMKQEQQKLSQKQVALADVSDVAFPPISSTNVLSKAGSQLMIPGATQSVLTEEIPSCSTSPSTANNGNHLAHPTIGRNEHCKVNMEKVPQSSALMSIPTSGEAVTTPIMMKESSKLNHDLKENVITSKSPTVGTGHDNLLNIVPSTDNLETTSSATSLWPTQTDGLLHQGFLTSNFNQQQMFKDALPDVEIQEVDPTNNAFFGINNDGPLGFPMETEGLLVSALNPVKCQPNLSTDVENNYQIQKDAQQEISTSMVSQSFGQSDIAFNSIDSAINDGAMLNRNSWPPPPPPQRMRTFTKVYKRGAVGRSIDIGRFSGYEELKHALARMFGIEGQLEDRQRVGWKLVYKDHEDDILLLGDDPWEEFVNCVKCIRILSPQEVQQMSLDGDLGNNVLSNQACSSSDGGNAWKPRCDQNPGNPSIGFYDQFE